A genomic stretch from Calidithermus timidus DSM 17022 includes:
- the rsmH gene encoding 16S rRNA (cytosine(1402)-N(4))-methyltransferase RsmH: MTLEPGPSHTPVLLEEALKWLDVRPGGLYVDATLGGAGHTRGILERGGEVIAFDQDPQAIARAQALKLPGLRLVQANFRHLTAELSRLGVTLADGILADLGVSSYHFDDPARGFSYRLEGPLDMRMGEGELTAGEVVNTFELEEIADILRSYGEENRAYRIARHIVASRPIRTTTQLAEVVRKATGFREAGHPARRTFQALRIYVNDELGALRELLEGATGVLRPGGRLVVISFHSLEDRLVKHFLREHPRLSVLTKKPVIPSQQEMESNPRARSAKLRAAELKGGGA, translated from the coding sequence ATGACCTTGGAACCAGGCCCCTCCCACACCCCGGTGCTCCTCGAGGAGGCGCTAAAGTGGCTCGACGTCCGTCCCGGCGGGCTCTACGTCGATGCCACGCTGGGGGGCGCGGGCCACACGCGGGGCATCCTGGAGCGCGGGGGCGAGGTGATCGCCTTCGACCAGGACCCGCAGGCCATCGCGCGGGCCCAGGCGTTGAAGCTGCCTGGGCTCAGGCTGGTGCAGGCCAACTTTCGCCACCTCACCGCCGAGCTATCCAGGCTCGGCGTCACCCTCGCAGACGGCATCCTGGCCGACCTAGGCGTCTCCAGCTACCACTTCGACGACCCCGCTCGAGGCTTCAGCTACCGCCTCGAGGGGCCGCTGGACATGCGCATGGGCGAGGGCGAGCTCACCGCAGGCGAGGTGGTCAACACCTTCGAACTCGAGGAAATCGCCGACATCCTGCGCAGCTATGGCGAGGAAAATCGGGCCTATCGCATCGCCCGCCACATCGTGGCTTCACGTCCCATCCGCACCACCACCCAGCTGGCCGAGGTGGTGCGCAAGGCCACGGGCTTCCGCGAGGCTGGGCACCCGGCGCGACGCACCTTCCAGGCCCTGCGCATCTACGTCAACGACGAGCTAGGGGCGCTGCGCGAGCTGCTGGAGGGAGCGACCGGGGTGCTGCGTCCAGGCGGGCGGCTGGTGGTGATCAGCTTTCACTCGCTGGAAGACCGCCTGGTGAAGCACTTTCTGCGCGAGCACCCGCGCTTGTCGGTGCTGACGAAGAAACCGGTGATCCCCAGCCAGCAGGAGATGGAATCCAACCCGCGTGCCCGCAGCGCCAAGCTGCGCGCGGCGGAACTGAAAGGGGGCGGGGCATGA
- a CDS encoding GatB/YqeY domain-containing protein: MSTTIYDAIKKTIVEAMKAKDQTTLDFARVIKAEMDRKGDGRPLPDTEAVKILKALRVTAEETGNRFDLEFLDRFLPKEMSEEEIEAWVRANIDFSQFKAPLAAIGVVTKALGPAAPGDKVRKVIERVAKG; the protein is encoded by the coding sequence ATGAGCACGACCATTTACGACGCGATCAAGAAGACCATCGTCGAGGCCATGAAAGCCAAGGACCAGACCACCCTCGACTTTGCCCGCGTGATCAAGGCCGAGATGGACCGCAAGGGCGATGGCCGCCCCCTGCCCGACACCGAGGCAGTCAAGATCCTCAAAGCCCTGCGCGTCACGGCCGAGGAGACGGGAAACCGCTTCGACCTCGAGTTCCTCGACCGCTTCCTGCCCAAGGAGATGAGCGAGGAGGAGATCGAGGCTTGGGTGCGGGCCAACATCGACTTCAGCCAGTTCAAGGCTCCCCTGGCGGCCATCGGCGTGGTAACCAAGGCTCTGGGTCCCGCGGCTCCGGGAGACAAGGTGCGCAAGGTGATCGAGCGGGTTGCGAAGGGTTGA
- a CDS encoding UDP-N-acetylglucosamine--N-acetylmuramyl-(pentapeptide) pyrophosphoryl-undecaprenol N-acetylglucosamine transferase, with the protein MSRPILVTGGGTGGHFYPGLAAAQALRSLGNEVAYVGAEEGLEARLLPQGELPYYLIPAGKLSREMLRPAEGGKVVRGLVSARRLLRRLKPRAVLSTVGYAGFPLAFAAEWAGVPVVIHEQNARLGLAARWLAAKAQRIGLSLPVALGEPLASRSRVVGYPVREIRHDKVEARRALGLDPARPLILVMGGSQGSLELNRELPSRLEPFVGEYQVLHQCGLRWEAQMQAEHARAAGYVVRGFVDGPLAWSAADFAITRAGAGTLAEAAYHQVPSLLVPLPAELDGGAQQANARFYAQRGASVILEGWERFQAKLEQLFTQATAMRSALAQLSPAGAACRLAELVLEVAR; encoded by the coding sequence ATGAGCCGCCCGATCCTGGTAACAGGCGGAGGAACCGGGGGGCACTTCTACCCCGGCCTGGCCGCCGCCCAGGCGCTGCGCTCGTTGGGAAACGAGGTGGCCTACGTGGGAGCGGAGGAGGGCCTCGAGGCCCGCCTACTCCCGCAGGGAGAGCTGCCCTACTACCTCATCCCCGCGGGCAAGCTCTCACGCGAGATGCTGCGCCCGGCGGAGGGGGGCAAGGTGGTGCGGGGCCTGGTGAGCGCCCGCCGCCTGCTGCGCCGCCTCAAGCCCAGGGCGGTGCTCTCCACCGTGGGCTACGCCGGATTCCCACTGGCCTTCGCCGCTGAGTGGGCTGGCGTGCCGGTGGTGATCCACGAGCAGAACGCCCGGCTGGGGTTGGCAGCCCGCTGGCTGGCCGCTAAGGCCCAGCGCATCGGCCTTTCGCTGCCGGTGGCGCTGGGCGAACCGCTCGCCTCCCGCTCACGGGTGGTGGGCTACCCGGTGCGCGAAATCCGGCACGACAAGGTCGAGGCCAGGCGGGCGCTGGGTCTGGACCCGGCCCGTCCACTCATCCTGGTCATGGGCGGCAGCCAGGGCAGCCTCGAGCTCAACCGTGAGTTGCCAAGCCGGCTCGAGCCCTTTGTGGGCGAGTACCAGGTGCTGCACCAGTGTGGGCTTCGCTGGGAAGCCCAGATGCAAGCCGAACACGCCAGGGCTGCGGGCTACGTGGTGCGCGGCTTCGTAGACGGCCCCCTGGCCTGGAGCGCTGCCGACTTCGCCATCACCCGCGCCGGAGCCGGGACCCTGGCCGAGGCCGCCTACCACCAGGTCCCCAGCCTCCTCGTGCCCCTCCCCGCCGAGCTTGACGGCGGCGCGCAGCAAGCCAACGCCCGCTTCTATGCCCAGCGAGGCGCTTCGGTTATCCTGGAAGGCTGGGAGCGGTTCCAGGCCAAGCTGGAACAGCTCTTCACCCAGGCCACAGCCATGAGAAGCGCACTCGCTCAGCTCTCCCCCGCCGGGGCAGCCTGCCGCCTGGCCGAACTGGTGCTGGAGGTTGCCCGATGA
- a CDS encoding FtsW/RodA/SpoVE family cell cycle protein produces MDPVLLLSQALLLGFSFVGIATARPHLLEEHLIRVALCLAATGLGALVRPLWLVRYAKPLFALTLALLVGVLFVGTGPTGEYRRWFSLGPVDLQPSELLKLVAIFYIAAYFHQRNLDQPILKVVAWLGLASVLVVAEPDVDGGILMVALTGTMLLLIGVPWRRILALTALLGVLLLAFMTFVPDKFTYIPQRFEGMRLYLRGEADPGKEGYQATYAHRAILQAGLFGRGPGTPMQIPTGLTGLTSDLAAVPIVWATGWLGGAMLLSALGLLLLRGFNIALHLEGSAAVLATGLTSYLLFQTTFNLMGTLIYPIIGMPLPFVSYGGTSLITAGFAVGLIHALAREARPSLSQEATA; encoded by the coding sequence GTGGACCCGGTCCTGCTGCTCTCACAAGCGCTGTTGCTGGGCTTCTCGTTCGTCGGCATCGCCACCGCCCGCCCCCACCTGCTCGAGGAGCATCTGATCCGCGTGGCCCTATGCCTCGCCGCGACGGGCCTGGGAGCGCTGGTGCGCCCGCTGTGGCTGGTGCGCTACGCCAAACCCCTGTTCGCCCTCACGCTGGCGCTGCTGGTAGGGGTGCTCTTCGTGGGCACCGGCCCGACGGGGGAGTACCGGCGCTGGTTCAGCCTCGGCCCCGTCGACCTCCAGCCCTCCGAGCTTTTGAAGCTGGTGGCGATCTTCTACATCGCGGCCTACTTCCACCAGCGCAACCTCGACCAGCCCATCCTCAAGGTGGTGGCCTGGCTGGGGCTGGCCTCGGTGTTGGTGGTGGCCGAGCCCGATGTGGACGGCGGGATTTTGATGGTGGCGCTCACCGGCACCATGCTGCTGCTCATCGGCGTTCCCTGGCGGCGCATCCTGGCCCTCACCGCGCTCTTGGGCGTGCTGCTCTTAGCCTTCATGACCTTCGTCCCCGACAAGTTCACCTACATCCCCCAGCGCTTCGAGGGGATGCGGCTCTACCTGCGCGGGGAGGCCGACCCCGGCAAAGAGGGCTACCAGGCCACCTACGCCCACCGCGCAATCCTGCAGGCCGGGCTCTTTGGGCGGGGGCCGGGCACCCCGATGCAGATTCCCACCGGCTTGACTGGCCTGACCAGCGATCTGGCCGCCGTTCCCATCGTCTGGGCCACGGGCTGGCTAGGCGGCGCCATGCTGCTGAGCGCGCTGGGATTGTTGCTGCTGCGGGGTTTCAACATCGCTCTGCACCTCGAGGGCAGCGCTGCGGTGCTGGCTACTGGCCTGACCTCCTACCTGCTCTTCCAGACCACCTTCAACCTGATGGGCACCCTGATCTACCCCATCATCGGCATGCCCCTGCCCTTCGTGAGCTACGGCGGCACCTCGCTGATCACGGCCGGCTTCGCCGTAGGGCTCATCCACGCCCTAGCCCGCGAGGCCCGTCCCAGCCTGTCGCAGGAGGCCACCGCATGA
- the mraZ gene encoding division/cell wall cluster transcriptional repressor MraZ gives MPFGEYQYSLDDKGRVVIPQPFRPFIEDGVVITRGLEGCLYMFPLLAWSKIEQQLVNLSLIDLESQKFMRFFYMGAYKTQMDNASRVTIPPPLRKFAGIEDSNEVVVAGAPTRLELWSESRWWENINQVLANPPAPEALRGLVG, from the coding sequence ATGCCCTTCGGTGAATACCAGTATAGCCTCGACGACAAGGGGAGGGTTGTGATACCGCAACCCTTCCGTCCTTTTATCGAGGACGGCGTGGTGATCACCCGGGGGCTCGAGGGCTGCTTGTACATGTTTCCCCTGCTGGCTTGGAGCAAGATCGAGCAGCAACTCGTGAACCTTTCGCTTATCGACCTGGAGTCGCAGAAGTTCATGCGCTTTTTCTACATGGGCGCTTACAAAACCCAGATGGACAACGCCTCGCGGGTCACCATCCCGCCACCGCTACGCAAGTTCGCGGGAATCGAGGACTCCAATGAGGTGGTGGTGGCCGGGGCTCCCACCCGGCTCGAGCTGTGGAGTGAGAGCCGCTGGTGGGAGAACATCAACCAGGTGCTGGCCAATCCGCCCGCCCCAGAGGCGCTGCGAGGGTTGGTGGGGTGA
- a CDS encoding UDP-N-acetylmuramoyl-tripeptide--D-alanyl-D-alanine ligase, with protein sequence MEATPKQADQSWGSLSPEWVASVLEGRLHPPVAVAHDLTWDSRMVRPGAAFVALPGAKVHGREFAVKALEQGAAFVITDQAHPGAIEVADPALALRKLGLALRRRFGGTVVAVGGSSGKTTTKEALAQGLAWPAPQGNLNNAPGLAQFLWRLDPKAKGAVLELGIDRLGEMDELVEMTRPTLGLLSALGPEHLEGLGSFENVVREESRLLQATELRLCSQQAARWVRLPGLKSYGFERADFQGTDLELGSDSSRFRYAGRGVRVPYAGLGPALGALAALAVAEVLGEPLGDVIERLAHLRLPGGRMERLVRGGITILNDAYNANPLSVQAGLEYLKTQPGRKWLVLGEMKELGERSLEYHLEAARQAAAVSERRIFLGTHAQAQAQAVGGEVAASIEEVAELLSSVEEGDLVYLKASRSVGLERLLEIWPKEAR encoded by the coding sequence ATGGAAGCCACACCCAAACAAGCCGATCAGAGCTGGGGCAGCCTCAGCCCGGAATGGGTCGCCTCCGTCCTCGAGGGTCGCCTGCACCCGCCGGTGGCAGTGGCCCACGACCTCACTTGGGATTCGCGCATGGTGCGGCCAGGGGCGGCCTTCGTGGCCCTGCCCGGTGCCAAGGTTCACGGACGGGAGTTCGCCGTCAAAGCCCTCGAACAGGGGGCGGCCTTCGTCATCACCGACCAAGCCCACCCCGGAGCCATCGAGGTGGCCGACCCCGCTCTGGCCCTGCGCAAGCTGGGCTTAGCCCTGCGCCGGCGTTTCGGCGGAACGGTGGTGGCGGTGGGAGGTAGCTCTGGCAAAACCACCACCAAGGAAGCCCTGGCCCAGGGGCTGGCCTGGCCCGCACCTCAGGGCAACCTCAACAACGCGCCCGGCCTAGCCCAGTTCCTCTGGCGGCTGGACCCCAAGGCCAAGGGAGCGGTGCTCGAGCTGGGCATCGACCGACTGGGTGAGATGGACGAGCTCGTCGAGATGACCCGGCCCACGCTGGGCCTGCTGAGCGCGCTGGGACCGGAGCACCTCGAGGGCCTGGGTAGTTTCGAGAACGTCGTGCGCGAGGAGTCGCGGCTGCTACAGGCCACCGAGCTTCGCCTGTGCAGCCAGCAGGCAGCCCGGTGGGTCCGGCTTCCCGGCTTGAAAAGCTACGGCTTCGAGCGGGCCGACTTCCAGGGGACGGACCTGGAACTGGGAAGCGACTCGAGCCGCTTCCGCTACGCCGGGCGCGGCGTCAGGGTTCCCTATGCTGGCTTGGGCCCCGCCCTGGGCGCGCTGGCCGCGCTGGCGGTGGCCGAGGTCCTAGGCGAGCCGCTGGGGGACGTGATCGAGCGCCTGGCCCACCTGCGGCTCCCCGGCGGGCGCATGGAGCGCCTCGTCCGTGGGGGCATCACTATCCTCAACGATGCCTACAACGCCAATCCGCTCTCGGTGCAGGCTGGGCTCGAGTACCTCAAGACCCAACCGGGGCGCAAGTGGCTGGTGCTGGGCGAGATGAAGGAGCTGGGCGAGCGCAGCTTGGAGTACCACCTCGAGGCCGCCCGCCAGGCCGCCGCCGTGAGTGAGCGGCGCATCTTCCTGGGCACGCACGCCCAGGCTCAGGCCCAGGCTGTGGGCGGAGAGGTGGCCGCCAGCATAGAGGAGGTGGCCGAACTGCTCTCGAGCGTCGAGGAGGGCGACCTGGTCTACCTCAAGGCTTCGCGCTCGGTGGGGCTGGAACGGCTGCTGGAGATCTGGCCGAAGGAGGCGCGGTGA
- the murC gene encoding UDP-N-acetylmuramate--L-alanine ligase gives MNSRHYHLMGIGGISVSALAEILLRQGHRVSGCDRRLSERTARLVQKGIRVFEGHHPGHLEGVDVLVASTAIGEEEPELAEARRRQVRVLRRIELLGEVMGRGESLGVTGSHGKTSTSAMLAQILLKANLDPTVVLGADFAAIGGNYRIGSGPIVAEVDESDPLFQHLKPSVAVITNLEADHISPDGLKRPNYHESFESLKEAVRSFAQGAARVVYNAEWEPLEALTAGTERYSFGLAQGDCHAADIELLPFGSRFDLVWQGQALGRLELRVPGRHNIANALAAATAALLVGVPFAAIRAALEDFAGAQRRFERLGEWQGALVVDDYAHNATKLSALLAAARATGLRVRVVFQPHRYGRSEQEWPSYARALEQADEVLLLDVYAASEQPIRLTSAQIVGNIVRHLEQRGRPARYYAWDEALAYLRHSAQPGDLILTAGAGNVTQLGRLLVGELGKEVV, from the coding sequence ATGAACTCGCGCCACTACCACCTCATGGGCATCGGCGGGATCAGCGTCTCGGCGCTGGCTGAAATCCTGTTGCGGCAGGGACACCGGGTATCCGGCTGCGACCGGCGGCTCTCCGAGCGCACTGCCCGGCTCGTCCAGAAAGGCATCCGTGTTTTCGAGGGGCACCATCCGGGGCACCTCGAGGGCGTGGACGTGCTCGTAGCCTCTACCGCCATCGGCGAGGAAGAGCCCGAGCTGGCCGAGGCCCGTCGGCGCCAGGTTCGGGTGCTGCGGCGCATCGAGCTGCTCGGCGAGGTCATGGGCCGGGGCGAGAGCCTGGGCGTGACCGGCTCCCACGGCAAGACCTCCACCAGCGCCATGCTGGCCCAGATTCTGCTCAAAGCCAACCTCGACCCCACGGTGGTGCTGGGGGCCGACTTTGCGGCCATCGGCGGTAACTACCGCATCGGCAGCGGCCCCATCGTGGCCGAGGTAGACGAGTCCGACCCGCTGTTCCAGCACCTCAAGCCCAGCGTCGCCGTCATCACCAACCTCGAGGCCGACCACATCTCCCCCGACGGCCTCAAGCGCCCCAATTACCACGAGTCCTTCGAAAGCCTCAAAGAGGCCGTCCGCAGCTTCGCCCAGGGCGCAGCCAGGGTGGTCTACAACGCCGAGTGGGAACCGCTCGAAGCCCTCACCGCCGGGACCGAGCGCTACAGCTTCGGGTTGGCACAGGGCGACTGCCACGCCGCAGATATCGAGCTGCTGCCCTTCGGCAGCCGCTTCGACCTCGTCTGGCAGGGCCAAGCGCTGGGGCGACTCGAGCTGCGGGTTCCGGGCAGACACAACATCGCCAACGCCCTCGCCGCCGCGACTGCCGCCCTGCTGGTGGGGGTCCCCTTCGCAGCCATCCGCGCCGCGCTCGAGGACTTTGCCGGAGCCCAGCGCCGCTTCGAGCGCTTAGGCGAGTGGCAGGGGGCCTTGGTGGTGGACGATTACGCCCACAACGCCACCAAGCTCAGCGCCCTGCTGGCTGCGGCCAGGGCCACCGGGTTGCGGGTGCGGGTGGTGTTTCAGCCCCACCGCTACGGGCGTAGCGAGCAGGAGTGGCCCAGCTACGCCAGAGCGCTCGAGCAGGCCGACGAGGTACTGCTCCTCGACGTGTATGCCGCTTCGGAGCAGCCCATAAGGCTCACCAGCGCCCAGATCGTGGGCAACATCGTGCGACACCTCGAGCAACGTGGCCGCCCCGCCCGGTACTACGCCTGGGACGAAGCCCTGGCCTATCTGCGCCATAGCGCCCAGCCAGGCGACCTGATCCTGACCGCCGGCGCGGGCAACGTAACTCAGCTCGGGCGGCTGCTGGTCGGCGAACTGGGCAAGGAGGTCGTGTGA
- a CDS encoding phospho-N-acetylmuramoyl-pentapeptide-transferase has protein sequence MTLVAAVVLSWFLGGLWITLMRSLGLGKQVRAEGPQSHLSKSGTPSMGGVSFLLAAAIVYGLQGGDQYAGLWLLGLGYALLGLADDLAGMMRRPLKAREKLAVQVVMGLVFAIWASGQVSYTPYPLMDIALFVLVLIAATNAFNFTDGVDGLLASVTAVLLLPFQGLTLAQSLLGALLGFLWHNAPKARLFMGDTGSMALGALVAGMFILEGKLWWLPLAALIPVLEVLSVIIQVTYFRRTGRRIFKMSPLHHHFELSGWEESKVVFRFVVLTAITTALSYALWGRGA, from the coding sequence ATGACGCTGGTTGCTGCCGTGGTGCTTTCGTGGTTTCTGGGTGGCCTGTGGATCACCCTGATGCGCTCGCTGGGCCTAGGCAAGCAGGTGCGGGCCGAGGGCCCACAGAGCCACCTGAGCAAGAGCGGGACGCCTAGCATGGGCGGGGTGAGCTTCCTGCTGGCCGCCGCCATCGTCTATGGGTTGCAAGGCGGCGACCAGTACGCCGGGCTCTGGCTTCTGGGGTTGGGCTATGCCCTGTTGGGACTGGCCGACGACCTGGCCGGGATGATGCGTCGTCCCCTCAAGGCGCGGGAGAAGCTGGCGGTACAGGTGGTGATGGGGCTGGTCTTCGCCATCTGGGCCAGTGGGCAGGTTTCCTATACGCCTTACCCCCTGATGGACATCGCCCTTTTCGTGCTGGTGCTGATCGCCGCTACCAACGCCTTTAACTTCACCGACGGGGTGGACGGGCTCCTAGCCAGCGTAACCGCCGTGCTGCTGCTGCCCTTTCAAGGGCTGACCCTGGCGCAGAGCCTGCTGGGGGCACTGTTGGGCTTTTTGTGGCACAACGCACCCAAGGCCCGCTTGTTCATGGGCGACACCGGCAGCATGGCCTTGGGCGCGCTGGTGGCGGGGATGTTCATCCTCGAGGGCAAGCTGTGGTGGCTGCCCCTGGCCGCGCTGATCCCGGTGCTCGAGGTGCTTTCGGTGATAATCCAGGTCACCTACTTCCGCCGCACCGGCAGGCGCATCTTCAAAATGAGCCCGCTGCACCATCACTTCGAGCTTTCAGGCTGGGAGGAGAGCAAGGTGGTGTTCCGCTTCGTGGTCCTCACCGCCATCACCACCGCCCTCTCTTATGCCCTGTGGGGGAGGGGGGCATGA
- a CDS encoding peptidoglycan D,D-transpeptidase FtsI family protein, whose translation MTQASLHRVWVVIIAFVCYGLAVGYGLVQLALHAPQLQPRSSQSSKPLSPRGTLLARDGTPLAMSSRAGERLYPLGPSASQVLGFAERDPRGVAGQGLAGLERDLEGVLAAGRDVRLTLDPAVQSLAEQALWGALESSKADWGTALVMESRTGRLLAVANAPAFDPQAPRKDPAVDLSWRNHAFRVALEPGSTMKAITAATLLEQRKASLDTVVEAPMYYQVGGWTINDAVSHPPKLTLAEVLRYSSNVGISKLARSMERSKLYESMQKLHFTDPRPMRGAWLERPQVRPPEQWGPSEYANATFGQGFLITPLHLAAAFNALANDGVYLPPQLVQEAVGEGERVFRSEVARSIRKALTDGVAPQARLEGYVLGGKTGTAQVVVDGRYSKTIYNALFAGFIPSDEPKVTVVVVLHHPKGPRIHGAMVAAPVFREIAAGLFSLWGEPPRLEASSKSR comes from the coding sequence ATGACCCAGGCCAGCTTGCACCGGGTATGGGTGGTGATCATCGCCTTCGTGTGCTATGGCCTGGCGGTGGGGTACGGGCTGGTGCAATTGGCCCTGCACGCGCCCCAACTACAGCCGCGCAGCTCCCAGTCCAGCAAGCCCCTATCCCCTCGAGGCACCCTGCTAGCCCGCGATGGCACGCCTCTGGCAATGAGCAGCCGCGCAGGCGAGCGGCTATACCCCTTAGGACCCTCGGCCTCGCAGGTGCTCGGTTTCGCCGAGCGGGACCCCAGGGGTGTGGCCGGGCAGGGGTTGGCCGGGCTCGAGCGCGACCTCGAGGGCGTCCTGGCCGCAGGCCGCGACGTGCGCCTGACCCTCGATCCCGCCGTGCAGTCGCTGGCCGAGCAGGCCCTGTGGGGTGCTCTGGAGAGTTCCAAAGCCGACTGGGGCACCGCGCTGGTCATGGAGAGCAGGACCGGGCGGCTCCTGGCCGTGGCCAACGCTCCCGCCTTCGATCCTCAGGCGCCCCGCAAGGACCCAGCCGTAGACCTCTCCTGGCGCAACCATGCCTTCAGGGTGGCGCTCGAACCGGGCTCGACCATGAAGGCCATCACGGCGGCGACGTTGCTCGAGCAGCGCAAGGCCAGCCTGGACACCGTGGTAGAGGCTCCGATGTACTACCAGGTCGGGGGCTGGACCATCAACGACGCGGTGTCCCACCCGCCCAAGCTCACCCTGGCCGAGGTGCTCAGGTACTCCTCCAACGTCGGCATCAGCAAGCTGGCCCGCAGCATGGAGCGCAGCAAGCTCTACGAGAGCATGCAGAAGCTGCACTTCACCGATCCCCGCCCGATGAGGGGAGCCTGGCTCGAGCGGCCCCAGGTGCGCCCCCCCGAGCAGTGGGGGCCCAGCGAGTACGCCAACGCCACCTTCGGGCAGGGCTTCTTGATCACCCCGCTGCACCTCGCCGCAGCCTTCAACGCCCTGGCCAACGACGGGGTCTACCTGCCACCGCAGCTGGTGCAAGAAGCGGTGGGCGAGGGCGAGCGGGTGTTCCGCAGCGAAGTGGCCCGCAGCATCCGCAAAGCCCTCACCGACGGGGTAGCTCCCCAGGCCAGGCTCGAGGGCTACGTCCTGGGAGGCAAGACCGGCACCGCGCAGGTGGTGGTAGACGGGCGCTACTCCAAAACCATCTACAACGCCCTCTTTGCCGGGTTCATCCCCTCCGATGAGCCCAAGGTGACGGTGGTGGTGGTGCTGCATCACCCCAAAGGTCCTCGCATCCACGGCGCGATGGTGGCAGCCCCGGTCTTTCGCGAGATCGCCGCCGGGCTCTTCAGCCTGTGGGGGGAGCCGCCCCGGCTGGAAGCCTCATCCAAAAGCCGCTAG
- the murD gene encoding UDP-N-acetylmuramoyl-L-alanine--D-glutamate ligase has translation MKGRLVFGLGRSGLGVLAYLRRKGLPADFHDDRPKAEEVAQAQAWGFAPAAQLSGYGEVIAAPGVPIDHPALERLRAEGAEILGEVELAYRLSPTPLIGITGTAGKGTTTVATEYFLKALGFRALAGGNLDPPLLDIVDQAEVAVVELSSFQLERVVHFRPRVAVLLNLGVDHLDRHKTLAAYHAAKLNLLRNLTPEDALVYNAADERIITGIQGCVARRIPFWPQATPRQTNLLAARLAARAYAELAGKAVDEEVLEQAQATAPQLEGRFEAFARTGEVTFIDDSIATRFDAVRAALLAAPQPIAWILGGVDKGAPVAELREVVRERVRVILAVGRDGPRMAQWFSDLTEVVPIHEAEGQAALRKAVQEGLQRLQSGSVLLAPLGTSFDQFKDYKHRSRVYRQVVLELGAVPLGGG, from the coding sequence ATGAAGGGGCGGCTGGTCTTCGGCCTGGGGCGCAGCGGCCTAGGGGTGCTGGCCTATCTGCGGCGCAAGGGGCTTCCCGCCGACTTCCACGACGACAGGCCCAAGGCCGAAGAGGTGGCGCAGGCCCAGGCCTGGGGCTTCGCTCCGGCGGCCCAGCTCTCGGGCTACGGCGAGGTGATCGCGGCGCCTGGCGTGCCCATCGACCACCCGGCGCTCGAGCGCCTGCGCGCGGAAGGGGCCGAAATCCTGGGCGAAGTCGAGCTGGCCTATCGCCTCTCCCCCACCCCCCTCATCGGGATCACCGGGACCGCGGGCAAGGGCACCACCACCGTCGCCACCGAGTATTTTCTCAAGGCGCTGGGCTTTAGGGCCTTGGCCGGAGGCAACCTCGACCCACCCCTCTTGGACATCGTGGACCAGGCCGAGGTGGCCGTGGTCGAGCTCTCCAGCTTCCAGCTCGAGCGCGTCGTCCATTTCCGGCCAAGGGTGGCGGTGCTGCTCAACCTGGGCGTAGACCACCTCGACCGCCACAAGACCCTGGCGGCTTACCACGCCGCCAAGCTCAACCTGCTGCGCAACCTCACCCCGGAGGATGCCCTGGTCTACAACGCCGCCGACGAGCGCATCATCACGGGCATCCAGGGCTGCGTGGCCCGACGAATCCCCTTCTGGCCCCAGGCCACGCCCCGCCAGACCAACCTGCTGGCGGCCCGCCTGGCGGCCAGGGCTTATGCCGAGCTAGCCGGAAAAGCCGTGGACGAGGAGGTCCTCGAGCAGGCTCAGGCCACGGCGCCGCAGCTCGAGGGCCGCTTTGAAGCTTTTGCTCGCACGGGGGAGGTGACCTTCATCGATGACTCCATCGCCACCCGCTTCGATGCGGTGCGCGCCGCGCTGCTGGCCGCTCCCCAGCCCATCGCCTGGATCTTAGGCGGGGTGGACAAGGGGGCTCCGGTGGCCGAACTGCGCGAGGTGGTCCGGGAGCGGGTGCGGGTGATCCTGGCCGTGGGGCGCGACGGGCCGCGGATGGCCCAGTGGTTCAGCGACCTCACCGAGGTCGTACCCATCCACGAAGCCGAGGGGCAGGCTGCCCTGCGCAAAGCGGTGCAGGAGGGCCTGCAGCGCCTGCAAAGCGGCAGCGTCCTGCTGGCCCCGCTGGGCACCTCCTTCGATCAGTTCAAGGACTACAAGCACCGCTCCAGGGTCTATAGGCAGGTGGTACTCGAGCTGGGCGCCGTTCCGCTGGGGGGAGGGTAA